Proteins encoded together in one Staphylococcus aureus window:
- a CDS encoding aldose epimerase family protein — protein sequence MIVEVEHQRQGVDLIKIDNDETKIIFTNYGARVVSWKYHDNNIVLGNVVEADEFYHSNPFKFGASIGRYSGRIDNAKFKLKGKEYQLEKNNGEHHLHGGCHGLDNKLFDYEIRNEIAQIKVIFKTVLKSADDHFPGDIDVTITHIYDADHQWSIEYEAVASEDTLFSPTNHVYFNLNRDNNVVDNHRISSNQLDMYVLDERNIVTGDILDLHEVFEDNKIKLSDIFTSQHAQLSQQMTRFGGLDHPFTVGEHKMYVENHEFMLEVDTDMPHVVFFTFNQPDEWDSPFNIYKPHSGFTLETQFLPNDINLYGEKAPSILKAGEVFNSKTSFRIEEKVEND from the coding sequence ATGATAGTTGAAGTTGAGCACCAAAGACAAGGTGTAGATTTAATCAAAATTGATAATGATGAAACTAAAATTATTTTTACGAATTATGGAGCAAGAGTAGTGTCTTGGAAATATCATGATAATAATATTGTTCTTGGAAATGTTGTTGAAGCGGATGAATTTTATCATAGTAATCCTTTTAAATTTGGTGCTTCTATAGGAAGATATAGCGGTAGAATTGATAATGCTAAATTTAAGTTGAAAGGTAAAGAATATCAGTTAGAAAAAAACAACGGTGAACATCATTTACATGGTGGATGTCATGGTTTGGACAATAAGTTATTTGATTATGAAATTAGAAATGAAATTGCTCAAATTAAAGTTATATTTAAGACGGTGTTGAAATCAGCTGATGATCATTTCCCGGGTGATATCGATGTGACGATTACACATATTTATGATGCGGATCACCAATGGTCGATTGAATACGAAGCAGTTGCATCAGAAGACACATTGTTTAGTCCTACGAATCATGTGTACTTCAATTTGAATCGAGATAATAATGTCGTTGATAATCATCGCATTTCAAGTAATCAATTAGATATGTATGTATTAGATGAGCGAAATATTGTTACAGGTGATATTCTAGATTTACATGAAGTGTTTGAAGATAACAAGATAAAATTGAGTGATATTTTTACATCACAACATGCGCAATTAAGCCAACAAATGACACGTTTTGGTGGTCTCGATCACCCATTTACAGTTGGTGAACATAAAATGTATGTTGAAAATCATGAATTTATGTTAGAGGTCGATACAGATATGCCTCATGTTGTGTTCTTTACTTTTAACCAGCCTGATGAGTGGGATAGTCCATTTAATATTTATAAACCACATTCTGGCTTTACATTAGAAACACAATTTTTACCAAATGATATTAATTTATATGGTGAAAAAGCACCGTCAATTTTAAAAGCTGGTGAAGTGTTCAATTCGAAAACAAGTTTCCGTATCGAAGAAAAAGTAGAAAATGATTAA
- a CDS encoding YnfA family protein encodes MLYPIFIFILAGLCEIGGGYLIWLWLREGQSSLVGLIGGAILMLYGVIATFQSFPSFGRVYAAYGGVFIIMSLIFAMVVDKQMPDKYDVIGAIICIVGVLVMLLPSRA; translated from the coding sequence ATGTTATATCCGATTTTTATATTTATATTAGCTGGCTTATGTGAAATAGGTGGGGGATACCTGATTTGGCTGTGGCTTAGGGAAGGACAGTCTTCACTTGTTGGGCTAATAGGCGGTGCGATACTCATGTTATATGGTGTCATTGCGACATTTCAATCATTTCCATCATTCGGAAGAGTATATGCAGCATATGGTGGCGTATTTATCATCATGAGTTTGATTTTTGCGATGGTCGTAGATAAACAAATGCCAGATAAATATGATGTTATCGGTGCAATCATTTGTATTGTAGGTGTTTTAGTAATGTTGCTACCCAGCAGAGCTTGA
- a CDS encoding ABC transporter permease — MHKFWATFTLTYIKKIKAKSFVIFMIIIAALMIGLSNIDKIINMFDDGPDKIGVAAPNEQIYKVFKQQANTFHSDAKFTKVSIEDAEKEVKKHKLDKAYIIKVNQNRTLQGTIISEKRVSHEDSQKVQALLTAIQTNMVAGELNINKEDLQKLQAQSKVDNKVISNDEVDKVSEGQKIFNYALAYGIIFLMFFIVLNYASQIAMEIASEKTSRVIEMIITSISPIQHIFAKILGVIAVAVTQIILIVLMAVICIFAFDLKDLLQGFNVEMNQLSWQIIIVGIISSIVGITAYVLLAAILGSLTSRIEDLNQSLMPLTLLGMIAFYIAIFTINNPDGQLALITSYIPFLAPFQLVVRAQTSGLQIYEVILSSLISIVMVAVLIWIAIKTYKDSVLTFERGLFNSMKRVFKK, encoded by the coding sequence ATGCATAAGTTTTGGGCGACATTTACTTTGACATATATCAAAAAAATTAAAGCTAAATCATTTGTAATTTTTATGATTATTATTGCTGCCTTAATGATTGGCCTATCTAACATTGATAAGATTATTAACATGTTTGATGATGGTCCAGATAAAATTGGTGTAGCAGCACCGAATGAACAAATCTATAAGGTTTTCAAGCAACAGGCGAATACATTTCATAGTGATGCTAAGTTTACTAAAGTTTCTATAGAAGATGCTGAAAAAGAAGTAAAAAAACATAAACTTGATAAAGCTTATATTATCAAGGTGAATCAAAATCGCACGTTACAAGGGACAATCATTAGTGAGAAGCGAGTAAGTCATGAAGATTCACAAAAAGTACAAGCACTGCTTACAGCTATTCAAACAAATATGGTAGCCGGGGAATTAAATATCAACAAAGAAGACTTACAAAAATTACAAGCACAAAGTAAAGTTGATAATAAGGTGATTTCTAATGATGAAGTCGATAAAGTATCAGAAGGACAAAAGATTTTCAACTATGCTTTAGCTTATGGCATTATCTTTCTAATGTTCTTCATTGTTTTAAATTATGCATCTCAAATAGCTATGGAAATTGCTAGTGAGAAAACATCGCGTGTCATTGAAATGATTATTACAAGTATTTCACCAATCCAACATATTTTTGCTAAAATTTTAGGCGTTATAGCAGTTGCCGTGACTCAGATTATTTTAATTGTATTGATGGCAGTTATATGCATTTTTGCCTTTGACTTAAAAGACTTGCTACAAGGTTTTAACGTGGAAATGAATCAATTGTCTTGGCAAATTATTATTGTCGGAATTATAAGTAGTATTGTTGGAATTACGGCGTATGTATTACTTGCAGCCATCCTCGGATCATTAACATCTAGAATAGAAGATTTAAATCAATCTTTGATGCCACTGACATTACTTGGTATGATTGCATTTTATATCGCGATATTCACGATAAATAATCCTGATGGACAACTTGCTTTAATCACAAGTTATATTCCGTTTTTAGCGCCATTTCAATTAGTTGTACGCGCTCAAACTTCAGGGCTTCAAATATATGAGGTCATCTTAAGTTCTTTAATCTCAATTGTAATGGTAGCTGTCTTGATATGGATTGCAATTAAAACATATAAAGATTCAGTACTTACATTTGAACGTGGCTTATTTAATTCAATGAAACGTGTATTTAAAAAATAA
- a CDS encoding ABC transporter ATP-binding protein translates to MGLVIEHVTKRFGKMTAVNDISLKLESGKMLGFLGRNGAGKTTTFRMILGLSEPTEGHITYNGKKLDKTMYNRIGYLPEERGLHGKLTVEEELKYLATLKGMSKTEIQQQISYWLERFDITENRKKRIDSLSKGNQQKIQLLASMLHKPELLILDEPFSGLDPVNVELLKEAVKDLNDWGSTIVYSSHRMEHVEELCDDVCILDKGQLVVSGDINHVRASNGNKKVVIESETTLPDLTNIRGIIHSENMKQGLQLTIENEDVAKDIYQVVAHQGYVKRFQVVEPSLQDIFIEKVGGKDA, encoded by the coding sequence ATGGGACTTGTAATTGAACATGTTACGAAACGTTTTGGCAAGATGACGGCAGTAAATGATATTTCATTAAAGTTAGAATCAGGTAAAATGTTAGGTTTTCTAGGAAGAAATGGTGCAGGTAAAACAACGACATTTCGTATGATTTTAGGCTTAAGTGAACCAACTGAAGGACACATTACGTATAACGGTAAAAAACTAGATAAAACAATGTACAATCGTATTGGTTATTTACCGGAAGAACGCGGTTTACATGGGAAATTGACAGTTGAAGAAGAATTGAAATATTTGGCAACTTTAAAGGGAATGTCAAAAACAGAAATACAACAGCAAATATCGTATTGGCTTGAGCGTTTTGATATTACTGAAAACCGCAAAAAACGAATTGATAGTCTATCAAAAGGGAATCAACAAAAAATTCAGCTGTTAGCAAGTATGTTACATAAACCAGAATTACTAATATTAGATGAGCCTTTCAGTGGTCTAGACCCAGTTAATGTTGAGTTATTAAAAGAAGCAGTTAAAGACTTAAATGATTGGGGCAGTACAATCGTTTATAGTTCTCACCGTATGGAGCATGTTGAAGAATTATGTGATGATGTTTGTATTTTAGATAAAGGTCAACTTGTTGTTTCTGGTGATATCAATCATGTACGTGCATCTAATGGTAACAAGAAAGTTGTCATTGAATCAGAAACAACACTACCAGATTTAACAAACATTAGAGGCATCATTCATAGTGAAAACATGAAGCAAGGTCTTCAGTTGACGATTGAGAATGAAGACGTAGCCAAAGATATTTATCAAGTTGTGGCACATCAAGGTTATGTTAAACGATTCCAAGTTGTAGAACCATCATTACAAGATATATTCATTGAGAAGGTTGGTGGCAAGGATGCATAA
- a CDS encoding DUF805 domain-containing protein yields the protein MEQLPQVGFMKSFVLFWKNYVNFKGRSRRSEYWYMALWHLILMVPAVCVLIINLFLFFISIAADNETLIVMSILMIILTSVYTFVYSLATFIPNLALCVRRFHDISRTMLFPMIMTVFSIIFYIVLQIIDSYYDSDFTLMPMGLNILLVLLYFVYLGLTIVMIVFLCFDSKPANKYGESPKYPSTIKNQPVTSETPEKACTSETPKTPEETDNQL from the coding sequence ATGGAACAATTACCTCAAGTAGGTTTTATGAAATCATTCGTTTTATTTTGGAAAAATTATGTAAATTTTAAGGGGAGATCAAGACGTAGTGAATATTGGTATATGGCACTATGGCATTTGATACTTATGGTTCCAGCTGTGTGTGTGCTAATAATAAACCTATTTCTATTCTTTATTTCTATAGCGGCGGATAACGAAACATTAATAGTTATGAGTATATTGATGATTATCCTTACATCTGTGTATACTTTTGTCTATAGTTTGGCAACGTTTATTCCAAATTTAGCGTTGTGCGTTCGAAGATTTCACGATATATCAAGAACAATGTTATTTCCAATGATTATGACAGTATTCAGTATTATATTTTATATAGTATTACAGATTATCGATAGTTATTATGACAGTGATTTTACATTAATGCCGATGGGTCTTAATATTTTGTTAGTACTTCTTTATTTTGTTTATTTAGGCCTAACAATTGTTATGATAGTATTCCTATGCTTTGACAGTAAGCCGGCAAATAAATATGGCGAAAGCCCAAAATACCCGTCTACAATTAAAAATCAACCAGTGACATCTGAAACACCGGAAAAAGCGTGTACATCTGAAACACCGAAAACACCGGAAGAAACAGATAATCAATTGTAA
- a CDS encoding DNA-3-methyladenine glycosylase: MDFVNNDTRQIAKNLLGVKVIYQDTTQTYTGYIVETEAYLGLNDRAAHGYGGKITPKVTSLYKRGGTIYAHVMHTHLLINFVTKSEGIPEGVLIRAIEPEEGLSAMFRNRGKKGYEVTNGPGKWTKAFNIPRAIDGATLNDCRLSIDTKNRKYPKDIIASPRIGIPNKGDWTHKSLRYTVKGNPFVSRMRKSDCMFPEDTWK, encoded by the coding sequence ATGGATTTCGTTAATAATGATACAAGACAAATTGCTAAAAACTTATTAGGTGTCAAAGTGATTTATCAGGATACCACTCAAACGTATACAGGCTACATCGTGGAAACGGAAGCTTACTTAGGTTTGAATGATCGTGCGGCTCATGGCTATGGCGGTAAAATAACACCTAAAGTCACGTCATTATATAAACGTGGTGGTACAATTTATGCACATGTCATGCATACGCATTTACTCATTAATTTTGTAACAAAATCTGAAGGTATACCTGAAGGCGTACTTATCCGCGCAATTGAACCAGAAGAAGGTTTATCCGCTATGTTCCGTAACAGAGGTAAGAAAGGCTACGAGGTAACGAATGGCCCAGGAAAATGGACTAAGGCATTTAACATTCCACGGGCTATCGATGGCGCTACGTTAAATGACTGTAGATTGTCTATTGATACTAAGAATCGTAAATATCCTAAAGATATTATTGCTAGTCCACGAATCGGTATTCCAAATAAAGGTGATTGGACACATAAATCTTTACGTTACACAGTGAAAGGTAATCCATTTGTGTCTCGCATGCGTAAATCAGATTGTATGTTTCCCGAAGATACTTGGAAATAA
- the gltS gene encoding sodium/glutamate symporter, producing the protein MIELNAITTLCLACILYLLGKAIVNHVNFLKRICIPAPVIGGLIFAILVAALDSFGMVKIKLDASFIQDFFMLAFFTTIGLGASLKLFKLGGKVLLLYFMFCAIISVIQNIVGVSLAKVLNIKPLLGLTAGSMSMEGGHGNAAAYGKTIQDLGIDSALTAALAAATLGLVFGGLIGGPVVKFLIKRYNLKPQHSDDTFKDYSQVAYNEHLHSKFNATEVFFIQFTIVVFCMAVGSYFSHLFTAQTGINVPIYVGSLFVAVIVRNISESFNFNIVDLKITNQIGDVALGIFLSLALMSIQLIEIYKLAIPLIIIVLVQVVVMILFAVLILFRGLGKDYDAAVMVGGFIGHGLGATPNAMANLDVITKKYGNSPKAYLVVPIVGAFLIDLIGVIVIMGFIQWFS; encoded by the coding sequence ATGATAGAACTTAATGCAATTACAACATTATGTTTAGCTTGTATCCTTTATTTACTTGGTAAGGCTATCGTTAATCACGTTAATTTTTTAAAACGTATTTGTATACCAGCACCAGTGATTGGCGGCTTAATCTTTGCTATTTTAGTTGCGGCTTTGGATTCATTTGGCATGGTTAAGATTAAATTAGATGCTTCATTCATTCAAGATTTCTTCATGTTAGCATTCTTTACGACAATCGGTCTTGGTGCATCATTGAAATTATTTAAATTAGGTGGCAAAGTCTTGCTATTATACTTTATGTTTTGTGCTATCATTTCAGTCATTCAAAACATAGTTGGTGTATCACTAGCAAAAGTATTAAATATTAAACCTTTGTTAGGATTAACAGCAGGTTCCATGTCTATGGAAGGCGGTCATGGTAATGCTGCTGCTTATGGTAAGACAATTCAAGATTTAGGTATTGATTCGGCACTGACAGCGGCTCTTGCAGCTGCAACTTTAGGTCTTGTATTTGGAGGGCTTATCGGTGGTCCAGTTGTAAAATTTTTAATCAAACGTTATAACTTAAAGCCTCAACATAGTGACGATACATTTAAAGATTATAGCCAAGTAGCATATAACGAACATTTACATAGTAAATTTAATGCCACTGAAGTATTCTTCATTCAATTTACAATCGTTGTATTCTGTATGGCAGTTGGAAGTTATTTCAGTCATTTGTTTACAGCTCAAACAGGGATTAATGTTCCAATTTACGTTGGCTCATTATTTGTAGCTGTTATTGTCCGAAATATCTCTGAAAGTTTTAATTTTAATATTGTAGATTTAAAAATTACTAATCAAATTGGCGATGTCGCATTAGGTATTTTCTTATCTCTTGCGCTAATGAGCATTCAATTAATCGAAATTTATAAACTTGCTATACCTCTTATTATTATCGTTTTAGTTCAAGTTGTCGTTATGATTTTATTTGCTGTTTTAATTTTATTTAGAGGTTTAGGAAAAGATTATGATGCTGCAGTAATGGTAGGTGGTTTTATCGGTCATGGGCTTGGTGCAACGCCAAATGCCATGGCAAATTTAGATGTTATTACTAAAAAATATGGAAACTCACCTAAAGCATATTTAGTTGTACCTATTGTTGGTGCATTCTTAATCGATTTAATTGGTGTTATAGTCATTATGGGATTCATACAATGGTTTAGTTAA
- the fni gene encoding type 2 isopentenyl-diphosphate Delta-isomerase produces MSDFQREQRKNEHVEIAMAQSDAMHSDFDKMRFVHHSIPSINVNDIDLTSQTPDLTMAYPVYINAMTGGSEWTKNINEKLAVVARETGLAMAVGSTHAALRNPRMAETFTIARKMNPEGMIFSNVGADVPVEKALEAVELLEAQALQIHVNSPQELVMPEGNREFVTWLDNIASIVSRVSVPVIIKEVGFGMSKELMHDLQQIGVKYVDVSGKGGTNFVDIENERRANKDMDYLSSWGQSTVESLLETTAYQSEISVFASGGLRTPLDAIKSLALGAKATGMSRPFLNQVENNGIAHTVAYVESFIEHMKSIMTMLDAKNIDDLTQKQIVFSLEILSWIEQRNLNIHRG; encoded by the coding sequence ATGAGTGATTTTCAAAGAGAACAGAGAAAAAATGAACATGTTGAAATAGCAATGGCCCAATCTGACGCAATGCATTCAGATTTTGATAAGATGCGTTTTGTGCATCATTCTATCCCATCAATTAATGTAAATGATATCGATTTGACATCACAGACGCCTGACTTAACGATGGCATATCCGGTTTATATTAATGCAATGACGGGTGGTAGCGAGTGGACGAAAAACATCAATGAAAAGCTAGCTGTAGTTGCAAGAGAAACTGGCTTAGCGATGGCAGTTGGATCAACACATGCGGCATTGAGAAATCCACGCATGGCTGAGACGTTTACGATTGCGCGAAAAATGAATCCTGAAGGCATGATTTTTAGCAATGTTGGTGCGGACGTACCAGTAGAAAAGGCTTTGGAAGCAGTTGAATTACTTGAGGCACAAGCGTTACAAATCCATGTTAATTCTCCTCAAGAATTAGTTATGCCTGAAGGGAATCGTGAATTTGTGACTTGGTTAGATAATATAGCGTCGATTGTATCACGAGTGTCTGTTCCAGTCATTATAAAAGAAGTTGGATTTGGTATGAGCAAAGAATTAATGCATGACTTACAACAAATAGGCGTCAAGTATGTCGATGTTAGTGGCAAAGGTGGTACTAACTTTGTAGATATTGAAAATGAACGTCGTGCAAATAAAGATATGGATTACTTATCATCATGGGGACAGTCTACAGTTGAGTCATTACTTGAAACAACGGCTTATCAAAGCGAAATTTCAGTTTTCGCGAGTGGTGGTTTACGTACACCACTCGATGCAATTAAAAGTTTAGCACTTGGTGCAAAGGCAACTGGTATGTCACGTCCGTTTTTAAATCAAGTTGAAAATAATGGCATTGCACATACAGTAGCTTATGTAGAATCATTTATTGAACACATGAAATCAATAATGACGATGTTAGATGCTAAAAATATTGACGACTTAACACAAAAACAAATCGTATTTAGTCTGGAAATATTGTCATGGATAGAACAACGTAACTTGAATATACATCGAGGATAA
- the corA gene encoding magnesium/cobalt transporter CorA — protein MALKIRYQTTYEPFKVVDDIKEIPKDATIVWYDFDEPNEQENEWFKAHFNFNDLEVDDAINGMPRAKYKSYKDYQYLVFHSIMGSNYSPIALNIFIQDNVLVTYHHQTLESLNKVVYKYMNTLDAELDCADVVILILDMMVDKYFNFVYALEDSVYHFEDRHVDDRFNKMVMDSVFKLRSDLIKVKRVLFPMQELIDTMKQNGDLIIDNKHSLYIQHIDDHLIKQRNIIRTAQEMTNEIRENFESYTSFRMNSIMQVLTLVSVIFSPLTFIAGIYGMNFVNMPALHLHYGYYICLAVMFVIAVVLIIFFRRKKWF, from the coding sequence ATGGCTTTAAAGATACGGTATCAAACTACATATGAACCGTTTAAAGTAGTTGATGATATCAAAGAGATACCAAAAGATGCGACTATTGTTTGGTATGATTTTGATGAACCGAATGAACAAGAAAATGAATGGTTTAAAGCACATTTTAATTTTAATGATTTAGAAGTGGATGATGCAATTAACGGTATGCCACGAGCTAAATATAAATCTTATAAAGATTATCAATACTTAGTATTCCATAGTATTATGGGGTCAAACTATTCACCAATAGCACTAAATATTTTTATACAAGACAATGTATTAGTAACATATCATCATCAAACGTTGGAATCATTAAATAAAGTAGTCTATAAGTATATGAATACATTAGATGCAGAATTAGATTGTGCAGATGTCGTCATATTAATTTTAGATATGATGGTTGATAAATATTTCAACTTTGTATATGCACTTGAAGATAGTGTTTATCATTTTGAAGACCGCCATGTAGATGATCGCTTTAATAAAATGGTCATGGATAGTGTCTTTAAGTTACGTTCGGATTTGATTAAAGTAAAACGTGTACTGTTTCCTATGCAAGAGCTAATTGATACAATGAAACAAAATGGTGATTTGATTATAGATAATAAACATTCGCTATACATTCAACATATCGATGACCACTTGATTAAGCAACGTAATATCATTCGTACTGCTCAAGAAATGACAAACGAAATACGAGAAAATTTTGAGTCATACACGTCATTTAGAATGAATAGTATTATGCAAGTACTGACATTAGTATCAGTTATATTTTCACCGTTAACATTCATAGCTGGGATTTATGGTATGAACTTTGTAAATATGCCGGCATTACATTTACATTATGGATATTATATTTGCTTAGCTGTAATGTTTGTTATAGCTGTCGTATTAATCATCTTTTTCAGACGTAAAAAATGGTTTTAA
- a CDS encoding thioesterase family protein: MVIIKQLFTHTQTVTSEFIDHNNHMHDANYNIIFSDVVNRFNYSHGLSLKERENLAYTLFTLEEHTTYLSELSLGDVFTVTLYIYDYDYKRLHLFLTLTKEDGTLASTNEVMMMGINQHTRRSDAFPESFSTQIAHYYKNQSTITWPEQLGHKIAIPHKGALK; encoded by the coding sequence ATGGTTATTATCAAACAACTTTTTACACATACTCAAACCGTAACATCTGAATTCATTGACCATAACAATCATATGCATGATGCAAATTATAATATCATTTTTAGTGACGTCGTGAATCGTTTTAATTACAGCCACGGTCTTTCTTTAAAAGAACGCGAAAATTTAGCATATACGCTATTTACACTAGAAGAACATACGACATACCTCTCAGAATTGTCTCTTGGCGATGTATTTACTGTTACTTTATATATTTATGATTACGATTATAAGCGGTTGCATTTATTTTTAACATTAACTAAAGAAGATGGTACACTAGCATCAACAAATGAAGTAATGATGATGGGAATTAATCAGCACACACGTCGTTCTGATGCTTTTCCTGAATCATTTTCAACACAAATAGCACACTATTATAAAAATCAATCAACTATCACTTGGCCTGAACAATTAGGACATAAAATAGCAATTCCACACAAAGGAGCATTAAAATGA
- a CDS encoding alpha/beta hydrolase fold domain-containing protein has translation MIRNRVMNSVVNKYLLHNRSIMFKNDQDVERFFYKREIENRKKHKQPSTLNVKANLEKLSLDDMQVFRFNFRHQIDKKILYIHGGFNALQPSPFHWRLLDKITLSTLYEVVLPIYPKTPEFHIDDTFQAIQRVYDQLVSEVGHQNVVVMGDGSGGALALSFVQSLLDNQQPLPNKLYLISPILDATLSNKDISDALIEQDAVLSQFGVNEIMKKWANGLPLTDKRISPINGTIEGLPPVYMFGGGREMTHPDMKLFEQMMLQHHQYIEFYDYPKMVHDFPIYPIRQSHKAIKQIAKSIDEDVTQNN, from the coding sequence TTGATTAGAAACCGTGTTATGAATAGCGTTGTCAATAAATATTTGCTTCACAATCGCTCGATTATGTTTAAAAATGATCAAGATGTTGAAAGATTTTTTTATAAAAGAGAAATTGAAAATAGAAAAAAACATAAGCAGCCTTCAACATTAAATGTTAAAGCAAATTTAGAAAAATTGTCATTAGATGATATGCAAGTCTTTCGCTTTAATTTCAGACATCAAATTGATAAGAAAATTTTATATATTCACGGTGGATTCAATGCACTACAACCATCACCGTTCCATTGGAGATTGTTGGATAAAATCACTTTAAGTACATTATATGAGGTTGTACTGCCTATCTATCCAAAGACACCAGAGTTTCATATTGACGATACTTTCCAAGCGATACAACGTGTTTATGATCAATTAGTATCTGAAGTAGGACATCAAAATGTCGTAGTCATGGGTGATGGTTCAGGTGGTGCACTGGCATTATCCTTTGTACAATCTCTTTTAGATAATCAACAGCCATTACCGAATAAATTGTATTTAATCTCACCAATTTTAGATGCAACACTATCTAATAAAGATATTTCGGACGCCTTAATCGAACAAGATGCGGTTCTAAGTCAGTTTGGTGTCAATGAGATTATGAAAAAATGGGCGAATGGCCTACCATTAACAGATAAGCGCATATCGCCAATTAATGGCACAATAGAAGGATTGCCACCAGTTTATATGTTTGGTGGTGGACGTGAAATGACACATCCTGATATGAAGCTATTTGAACAAATGATGTTGCAACATCATCAATACATTGAGTTTTATGATTATCCTAAGATGGTACATGATTTTCCAATTTATCCAATTAGACAATCACATAAAGCTATTAAACAAATTGCCAAATCGATAGATGAGGATGTAACACAAAATAACTAA